Proteins from a genomic interval of Syngnathus typhle isolate RoL2023-S1 ecotype Sweden linkage group LG15, RoL_Styp_1.0, whole genome shotgun sequence:
- the chrne gene encoding acetylcholine receptor subunit epsilon isoform X2 codes for MMAACSLKQCFGIGILLGIVVLQVQGNEETQLIGELFKSYNKNIRPVVHPEDKVEVQIKLTLTNLISLNEKEETLTTNVWIEIQWVDYRLAWNISEHHGIDVIRIPCKNVWLPDIVLENNIDGKFDVAYYANVLISSDGSIYWLPPAIYRSTCAIEITYFPFDYQNCTLAFRSQTYSANEVDLILAAGETGERIEWVDIDPEAFTENGEWAIVHRPARKIINTRYSPDDLEYQEISFNLVIQRKPLFYVINIILPCSLISSLVVLAYFLPAQAGGQKITVSISVLLAQTVFLFLIAQKVPETSLSVPLLGKYIIFVMCVTTLIATNQIVVLNFSLRSPSTHTMSHQIKHLFLETVPRFLGMSPLLDDTEVTSEVNNVRDRKRDSFGLMQRAEEYVLKQPRSEMMFDKQKEKHALMQPNDGVDANTTANLYKSLAQAAPEIKQCVDACNFIAETTRQQNNIGSEIESWVLIGKMIDKVCFWAAILLFIIGTVGIFLTGHFNRAPEWPFPGENNKYAPK; via the exons ATGATGGCAGCATGCAGTTTGAAGCAATGCTTTGGGATTGGGATTCTTCTCGGGATTGTTGTTTTGCAAG TTCAGGGTAACGAAGAGACGCAACTGATCGGAGAATTGTTCAAAAGCTATAACAAGAACATTCGCCCCGTGGTTCATCCTGAGGACAAGGTGGAGGTTCAAATCAAGCTGACCCTCACCAACCTGATCTCTCTG AATGAAAAGGAAGAGACTCTTACAACCAATGTCTGGATTGAAATT CAATGGGTTGATTACCGTCTCGCGTGGAATATATCCGAACACCACGGCATCGATGTCATCCGCATCCCTTGCAAAAATGTGTGGCTCCCTGATATTGTCCTCGAAAACAA CATCGATGGCAAGTTTGATGTGGCTTACTACGCCAACGTATTGATTTCAAGCGATGGTTCCATATATTGGCTCCCTCCTGCTATCTATCGCAGCACCTGTGCCATCGAGATTACCTACTTCCCTTTTGATTATCAAAATTGCACACTAGCATTCAG ATCACAAACATATAGTGCCAATGAAGTGGACCTAATTTTAGCTGCTGGAGAAACAGGCGAAAGAATTGAATGGGTGGACATTGACCCTGAGGCTTTCACTG AGAACGGCGAGTGGGCCATTGTCCATCGTCCAGCCAGGAAGATAATAAACACACGATACTCCCCTGATGACCTGGAGTATCAGGAGATCAGTTTTAACCTGGTCATCCAGAGAAAGCCCCTTTTCTACGTGATCAACATCATCCTGCCCTGCTCCCTCATCTCATCATTGGTTGTTTTAGCATACTTCCTACCTGCACAAG CTGGAGGACAAAAAATCACAGTGTCAATCTCAGTCTTACTGGCCCAGACTGTTTTCCTCTTCCTTATTGCTCAGAAGGTCCCGGAGACATCACTTTCTGTCCCCCTCCTTGGCAA GTACATCATCTTTGTTATGTGTGTCACCACGCTCATTGCTACCAATCAAATTGTGGTGTTAAACTTCTCCCTGCGCAGCCCCAGCACACACACCATGTCCCACCAAATCAAGCAT TTGTTTCTGGAGACAGTGCCCCGATTCCTCGGCATGTCGCCTCTGCTGGACGACACCGAGGTGACATCAGAGGTGAACAACGTGAGAGATCGAAAACGAGACTCCTTCGGCCTCATGCAGAGAGCGGAGGAGTATGTGCTCAAACAGCCTCGCAGTGAGATGATGTTTGACAAACAAAAAGAGAAGCATGCGCTGATGCAACCCAATG ATGGCGTTGATGCCAACACTACGGCCAATCTGTACAAGAGTTTAGCTCAAGCTGCGCCTGAGATAAAGCAATGTGTGGATGCATGCAATTTCATTGCAGAGACCACaagacaacaaaacaacatTGGCTCA GAAATTGAAAGTTGGGTACTGATCGGGAAGATGATCGACAAGGTGTGCTTCTGGGCCGCCATTCTTCTCTTCATCATCGGCACAGTGGGCATCTTcctaacaggccacttcaacaGGGCGCCTGAATGGCCATTTCCTGGAGAGAACAACAAATATGCCccgaaatga
- the chrne gene encoding acetylcholine receptor subunit epsilon isoform X1: protein MMAACSLKQCFGIGILLGIVVLQVQGNEETQLIGELFKSYNKNIRPVVHPEDKVEVQIKLTLTNLISLNEKEETLTTNVWIEIQWVDYRLAWNISEHHGIDVIRIPCKNVWLPDIVLENNIDGKFDVAYYANVLISSDGSIYWLPPAIYRSTCAIEITYFPFDYQNCTLAFRSQTYSANEVDLILAAGETGERIEWVDIDPEAFTENGEWAIVHRPARKIINTRYSPDDLEYQEISFNLVIQRKPLFYVINIILPCSLISSLVVLAYFLPAQAGGQKITVSISVLLAQTVFLFLIAQKVPETSLSVPLLGKYIIFVMCVTTLIATNQIVVLNFSLRSPSTHTMSHQIKHLFLETVPRFLGMSPLLDDTEVTSEVNNVRDRKRDSFGLMQRAEEYVLKQPRSEMMFDKQKEKHALMQPNVDGVDANTTANLYKSLAQAAPEIKQCVDACNFIAETTRQQNNIGSEIESWVLIGKMIDKVCFWAAILLFIIGTVGIFLTGHFNRAPEWPFPGENNKYAPK, encoded by the exons ATGATGGCAGCATGCAGTTTGAAGCAATGCTTTGGGATTGGGATTCTTCTCGGGATTGTTGTTTTGCAAG TTCAGGGTAACGAAGAGACGCAACTGATCGGAGAATTGTTCAAAAGCTATAACAAGAACATTCGCCCCGTGGTTCATCCTGAGGACAAGGTGGAGGTTCAAATCAAGCTGACCCTCACCAACCTGATCTCTCTG AATGAAAAGGAAGAGACTCTTACAACCAATGTCTGGATTGAAATT CAATGGGTTGATTACCGTCTCGCGTGGAATATATCCGAACACCACGGCATCGATGTCATCCGCATCCCTTGCAAAAATGTGTGGCTCCCTGATATTGTCCTCGAAAACAA CATCGATGGCAAGTTTGATGTGGCTTACTACGCCAACGTATTGATTTCAAGCGATGGTTCCATATATTGGCTCCCTCCTGCTATCTATCGCAGCACCTGTGCCATCGAGATTACCTACTTCCCTTTTGATTATCAAAATTGCACACTAGCATTCAG ATCACAAACATATAGTGCCAATGAAGTGGACCTAATTTTAGCTGCTGGAGAAACAGGCGAAAGAATTGAATGGGTGGACATTGACCCTGAGGCTTTCACTG AGAACGGCGAGTGGGCCATTGTCCATCGTCCAGCCAGGAAGATAATAAACACACGATACTCCCCTGATGACCTGGAGTATCAGGAGATCAGTTTTAACCTGGTCATCCAGAGAAAGCCCCTTTTCTACGTGATCAACATCATCCTGCCCTGCTCCCTCATCTCATCATTGGTTGTTTTAGCATACTTCCTACCTGCACAAG CTGGAGGACAAAAAATCACAGTGTCAATCTCAGTCTTACTGGCCCAGACTGTTTTCCTCTTCCTTATTGCTCAGAAGGTCCCGGAGACATCACTTTCTGTCCCCCTCCTTGGCAA GTACATCATCTTTGTTATGTGTGTCACCACGCTCATTGCTACCAATCAAATTGTGGTGTTAAACTTCTCCCTGCGCAGCCCCAGCACACACACCATGTCCCACCAAATCAAGCAT TTGTTTCTGGAGACAGTGCCCCGATTCCTCGGCATGTCGCCTCTGCTGGACGACACCGAGGTGACATCAGAGGTGAACAACGTGAGAGATCGAAAACGAGACTCCTTCGGCCTCATGCAGAGAGCGGAGGAGTATGTGCTCAAACAGCCTCGCAGTGAGATGATGTTTGACAAACAAAAAGAGAAGCATGCGCTGATGCAACCCAATG TAGATGGCGTTGATGCCAACACTACGGCCAATCTGTACAAGAGTTTAGCTCAAGCTGCGCCTGAGATAAAGCAATGTGTGGATGCATGCAATTTCATTGCAGAGACCACaagacaacaaaacaacatTGGCTCA GAAATTGAAAGTTGGGTACTGATCGGGAAGATGATCGACAAGGTGTGCTTCTGGGCCGCCATTCTTCTCTTCATCATCGGCACAGTGGGCATCTTcctaacaggccacttcaacaGGGCGCCTGAATGGCCATTTCCTGGAGAGAACAACAAATATGCCccgaaatga
- the pld2 gene encoding phospholipase D1 isoform X2, whose amino-acid sequence MATPEDDVEPPSQASEAQILEKRRFSRDIRILGHDEIDKLLSTADGRPFSVIHRLPELKEEGIPYLIPGVPITCRVDNTERYTTRSKVHVGTLYTVILTHGQFHWTVKRKYKHFQELHRDLYNHRMMYHFLPLGKFAKDRQQMRAMSEEMPSLRGNQRTRRTSSKMKYLEEYLNDLLENMFCRSDRSMLEFLSVSALSFVSDLGPKGLEGPIFKRSGGHRVQGLNCIGHHQICFRWSRRWLVVKDSFLMYMNREKGRINFVLLFDPEFNVKVGRAYTDTKYGVCIENFTRNLIIKCSSYRQAHWWSHEINRLAETCHFLKVQRFGGFAPPRDNTLTKWYVNGRDYFADLADALEQAKEEIFITDWWLSPEVFLKRPATDNVWRLDEVLNRKAEQGVRVCVMLYKEVELALGINSEHSKRTLMDLHPNIKVMRHPDHVSSVVVLWAHHEKMVAIDQTVAFVGGIDLAFGRWDDSQYRLTDLGSTDTAEKENGSVSPKASDKPTRELVDLTGNTKLWLGKDYSNFIKKDWVQLDRPFEDNIDRTKVPRMPWRDLSAALHGKAARDVARHFIQRWNFTKIFKIKYKDDFYPYLLPKSHCSADNLSFTVPGSKKAKVQVLRSAHRWSTGTCENSILNAYIHTIESSQHYIYIENQFFISCADGKTVYNGIGDAIVNRILRAYREQKKYRVFVVIPLLPGFEGDITTGGGNAIQAILHFTYRTICRGEQSILSRLSEMEDKWTEYITVCGLRTKAELSQSLVTELIYVHSKTLIADDRCYIIGSANINDRSMLGSRDSELAVFVEDEERIPSVMGGEEYEAGPLTLALRKECFSVLVGAASDPNINIDDPISDDLFFMVWNSAAKLNATIYNKVFCCLPCDSVHNMQELKEYTSKERLSDTDPEKAKEELKAVQGLLVHFPLKFLREENLLPPLSTREGMAPVGLWT is encoded by the exons atggccaccccggAGGATGACGTTGAACCTCCCTCTCAGGCCTCTGAAGCCCAAATCCTTGAGAAAAGACGCTTCTCTCGTGACATTCGCATTCTGGGCCATGACGAGATTGACAAGCTCTTATCTACCGCAG aTGGCCGTCCTTTTAGCGTGATACATCGTCTTCCAGAATTAAAGGAAGAGGGTATACCGTATTTAATACCTGGCGTCCCTATCACATGTCGAGTGGATAACACAGAGAGATACACTACTCGCTCCAAG GTCCATGTGGGCACCTTGTACACAGTGATACTAACTCATGGTCAGTTCCACTGGACAGTAAAGAGAAAGTACAAGCACTTCCAAGAGCTGCACCGAGATCTTTATAACCACCGCATGATGTATCATTTTCTGCCTTTGGGAAA GTTTGCAAAGGACAGGCAACAGATGAGGGCCATGTCTGAAGAAATGCCCAGCCTACGCGGAAATCAACGGACCAGAAGGACTTCCAGCAAAATG AAATACCTTGAAGAGTACCTAAATGATCTGCTGGAGAATATGTTCTGTAGGAGTGACCGCAGCATg TTGGAGTTCCTCTCAGTCAGTGCTCTCTCCTTTGTCTCGGATCTCGGGCCCAAAGGCTT gGAAGGGCCCATCTTCAAGAGGTCAGGGGGTCACCGCGTGCAAGGTTTGAATTGCATCGGCCACCATCAGATTTGCTTCCGCTGGTCACGGCGCTGGCTGGTGGTGAAAGATTCTTTCCTGATGTACATGAACCGAGAAAAGGGGCGCATCAACTTTGTTTTGCTCTTCGACCCCGAGTTCAACGTCAAAGTGGGCCGTGCATACACAGACACGAAATATGGAGTATGCATCGAGAACTTCACTCG GAACTTGATCATCAAATGCAGTAGTTATAGACAAGCACACTGGTGGAGTCATGAAATCAACCGGCTAGCTGAAACCTGCCATTTTCTCAAAGTTCAACGCTTCGGGGGATTTGCTCCGCCACGGGACAACACGCTAACTAAATG GTATGTCAATGGGAGAGACTATTTTGCCGACCTTGCTGATGCCCTGGAGCAAGCAAAAGAGGAAATTTTTATCACAGATTGGTG GCTCAGCCCTGAAGTGTTCCTGAAGAGACCAGCGACTGATAACGTCTGGCGCTTGGATGAAGTGCTCAATCGCAAAGCT GAACAAGGAGTCAGAGTGTGTGTTATGCTTTACAAAGAAGTAGAGCTCGCACTTGGCATCAATAGCGAGCACAGTAAAAGGACTCTTATGGATCTGCACCCAAATATCAAG GTAATGAGACATCCTGACCATGTGTCATCTGTGGTGGTTCTTTGGGCTCACCATGAAAAGATGGTGGCAATCGACCAAACTGTAGCCTTTGTCGGTGGAATCGACCTGGCCTTTGGGAGGTGGGACGACAGCCAGTACCGGCTCACTGACCTTGGCTCGACGGACACCGCTGAAAAG GAGAATGGTTCGGTGAGTCCGAAAGCATCCGATAAGCCAACGCGGGAGCTTGTGGACCTGACGGGCAACACCAAACTGTGGCTCGGAAAAGACTACAGCAACTTCATTAAGAAAGACTGGGTCCAGCTGGACAGACCTTTTGAAG ATAACATCGATCGGACAAAAGTTCCCCGCATGCCGTGGCGCGATCTGTCCGCGGCTCTTCACGGCAAAGCAGCCAGGGATGTGGCCCGTCATTTCATCCAGCGTTGGAACTTCACTAAG ATCTTCAAAATCAAGTACAAGGATGACTTTTACCCCTACCTTCTCCCCAAATCTCATTGCTCTGCTGACAATCTGTCTTTCACCGTGCCTGGCTCCAAGAAGGCCAAAGTGCAA GTGTTGCGTTCTGCACATCGTTGGTCTACTGGTACTTGTGAGAACTCAATCCTCAACGCTTACATCCACACCATTGAGAGCAGCCAGCACTATATTTACATTGAG AACCAGTTCTTCATCAGCTGCGCCGATGGCAAGACGGTCTACAATGGAATCGGCGATGCCATTGTGAACCGGATTCTTCGCGCTTACAG AGAGCAGAAGAAATATCGAGTATTTGTGGTGATCCCACTTTTACCCGGATTTGAGGGCGACATCACTACTGGAGGTGGAAATGCGATCCAAGCCATTCTTCACTTCACTTACAg GACGATATGCCGGGGGGAACAGTCCATCTTGTCAAGACTGAGTGAAA TGGAGGACAAGTGGACAGAGTACATCACCGTCTGCGGCTTGAGAACAAAGGCGGAGCTCTCCCAGTCGCTCGTCACCGAGCTCATCTACGTTCACAGCAAGACCCTCATTGCAGATGACCGCTGCTATATCATTG GCTCAGCAAACATCAACGATCGCAGCATGCTGGGGAGCCGAGACAGCGAGCTGGCAGTGTTTGTGGAAGATGAAGAGAGGATCCCATCCGTCATGGGAGGGGAGGAGTACGAAGCAGGACCCCTTACACTCGCGCTACGCAAAGAGTGCTTCAG TGTACTCGTTGGAGCCGCTTCGGACCCCAACATCAATATTGATGATCCAATCAGCGATGACTTGTTCTTCATGGTGTGGAATTCTGCTGCCAAACTGAATGCTACTATTTACAACAAG GTCTTCTGCTGCCTACCATGTGATTCTGTCCACAACATGCAAGAACTGAAGGAGTACACCAGCAAGGAGCGTCTGAGTGACACAGACCCCGAAAAGGCCAAGGAGGAGCTTAAAGCGGTCCAAGGACTGCTGGTCCACTTCCCTTTGAAGTTCTTGCGCGAGGAGAATCTGCTGCCTCCGCTGAGTACCCGAGAGGGCATGGCCCCCGTCGGGCTGTGGACGTAG
- the pld2 gene encoding phospholipase D2 isoform X1, with protein sequence MATPEDDVEPPSQASEAQILEKRRFSRDIRILGHDEIDKLLSTADGRPFSVIHRLPELKEEGIPYLIPGVPITCRVDNTERYTTRSKVHVGTLYTVILTHGQFHWTVKRKYKHFQELHRDLYNHRMMYHFLPLGKFAKDRQQMRAMSEEMPSLRGNQRTRRTSSKMKYLEEYLNDLLENMFCRSDRSMLEFLSVSALSFVSDLGPKGLEGPIFKRSGGHRVQGLNCIGHHQICFRWSRRWLVVKDSFLMYMNREKGRINFVLLFDPEFNVKVGRAYTDTKYGVCIENFTRNLIIKCSSYRQAHWWSHEINRLAETCHFLKVQRFGGFAPPRDNTLTKWYVNGRDYFADLADALEQAKEEIFITDWWLSPEVFLKRPATDNVWRLDEVLNRKAEQGVRVCVMLYKEVELALGINSEHSKRTLMDLHPNIKVMRHPDHVSSVVVLWAHHEKMVAIDQTVAFVGGIDLAFGRWDDSQYRLTDLGSTDTAEKVTETEPQGETDENGSVSPKASDKPTRELVDLTGNTKLWLGKDYSNFIKKDWVQLDRPFEDNIDRTKVPRMPWRDLSAALHGKAARDVARHFIQRWNFTKIFKIKYKDDFYPYLLPKSHCSADNLSFTVPGSKKAKVQVLRSAHRWSTGTCENSILNAYIHTIESSQHYIYIENQFFISCADGKTVYNGIGDAIVNRILRAYREQKKYRVFVVIPLLPGFEGDITTGGGNAIQAILHFTYRTICRGEQSILSRLSEMEDKWTEYITVCGLRTKAELSQSLVTELIYVHSKTLIADDRCYIIGSANINDRSMLGSRDSELAVFVEDEERIPSVMGGEEYEAGPLTLALRKECFSVLVGAASDPNINIDDPISDDLFFMVWNSAAKLNATIYNKVFCCLPCDSVHNMQELKEYTSKERLSDTDPEKAKEELKAVQGLLVHFPLKFLREENLLPPLSTREGMAPVGLWT encoded by the exons atggccaccccggAGGATGACGTTGAACCTCCCTCTCAGGCCTCTGAAGCCCAAATCCTTGAGAAAAGACGCTTCTCTCGTGACATTCGCATTCTGGGCCATGACGAGATTGACAAGCTCTTATCTACCGCAG aTGGCCGTCCTTTTAGCGTGATACATCGTCTTCCAGAATTAAAGGAAGAGGGTATACCGTATTTAATACCTGGCGTCCCTATCACATGTCGAGTGGATAACACAGAGAGATACACTACTCGCTCCAAG GTCCATGTGGGCACCTTGTACACAGTGATACTAACTCATGGTCAGTTCCACTGGACAGTAAAGAGAAAGTACAAGCACTTCCAAGAGCTGCACCGAGATCTTTATAACCACCGCATGATGTATCATTTTCTGCCTTTGGGAAA GTTTGCAAAGGACAGGCAACAGATGAGGGCCATGTCTGAAGAAATGCCCAGCCTACGCGGAAATCAACGGACCAGAAGGACTTCCAGCAAAATG AAATACCTTGAAGAGTACCTAAATGATCTGCTGGAGAATATGTTCTGTAGGAGTGACCGCAGCATg TTGGAGTTCCTCTCAGTCAGTGCTCTCTCCTTTGTCTCGGATCTCGGGCCCAAAGGCTT gGAAGGGCCCATCTTCAAGAGGTCAGGGGGTCACCGCGTGCAAGGTTTGAATTGCATCGGCCACCATCAGATTTGCTTCCGCTGGTCACGGCGCTGGCTGGTGGTGAAAGATTCTTTCCTGATGTACATGAACCGAGAAAAGGGGCGCATCAACTTTGTTTTGCTCTTCGACCCCGAGTTCAACGTCAAAGTGGGCCGTGCATACACAGACACGAAATATGGAGTATGCATCGAGAACTTCACTCG GAACTTGATCATCAAATGCAGTAGTTATAGACAAGCACACTGGTGGAGTCATGAAATCAACCGGCTAGCTGAAACCTGCCATTTTCTCAAAGTTCAACGCTTCGGGGGATTTGCTCCGCCACGGGACAACACGCTAACTAAATG GTATGTCAATGGGAGAGACTATTTTGCCGACCTTGCTGATGCCCTGGAGCAAGCAAAAGAGGAAATTTTTATCACAGATTGGTG GCTCAGCCCTGAAGTGTTCCTGAAGAGACCAGCGACTGATAACGTCTGGCGCTTGGATGAAGTGCTCAATCGCAAAGCT GAACAAGGAGTCAGAGTGTGTGTTATGCTTTACAAAGAAGTAGAGCTCGCACTTGGCATCAATAGCGAGCACAGTAAAAGGACTCTTATGGATCTGCACCCAAATATCAAG GTAATGAGACATCCTGACCATGTGTCATCTGTGGTGGTTCTTTGGGCTCACCATGAAAAGATGGTGGCAATCGACCAAACTGTAGCCTTTGTCGGTGGAATCGACCTGGCCTTTGGGAGGTGGGACGACAGCCAGTACCGGCTCACTGACCTTGGCTCGACGGACACCGCTGAAAAGGTGACCGAGACAGAGCCACAAGGAGAGACGGAT GAGAATGGTTCGGTGAGTCCGAAAGCATCCGATAAGCCAACGCGGGAGCTTGTGGACCTGACGGGCAACACCAAACTGTGGCTCGGAAAAGACTACAGCAACTTCATTAAGAAAGACTGGGTCCAGCTGGACAGACCTTTTGAAG ATAACATCGATCGGACAAAAGTTCCCCGCATGCCGTGGCGCGATCTGTCCGCGGCTCTTCACGGCAAAGCAGCCAGGGATGTGGCCCGTCATTTCATCCAGCGTTGGAACTTCACTAAG ATCTTCAAAATCAAGTACAAGGATGACTTTTACCCCTACCTTCTCCCCAAATCTCATTGCTCTGCTGACAATCTGTCTTTCACCGTGCCTGGCTCCAAGAAGGCCAAAGTGCAA GTGTTGCGTTCTGCACATCGTTGGTCTACTGGTACTTGTGAGAACTCAATCCTCAACGCTTACATCCACACCATTGAGAGCAGCCAGCACTATATTTACATTGAG AACCAGTTCTTCATCAGCTGCGCCGATGGCAAGACGGTCTACAATGGAATCGGCGATGCCATTGTGAACCGGATTCTTCGCGCTTACAG AGAGCAGAAGAAATATCGAGTATTTGTGGTGATCCCACTTTTACCCGGATTTGAGGGCGACATCACTACTGGAGGTGGAAATGCGATCCAAGCCATTCTTCACTTCACTTACAg GACGATATGCCGGGGGGAACAGTCCATCTTGTCAAGACTGAGTGAAA TGGAGGACAAGTGGACAGAGTACATCACCGTCTGCGGCTTGAGAACAAAGGCGGAGCTCTCCCAGTCGCTCGTCACCGAGCTCATCTACGTTCACAGCAAGACCCTCATTGCAGATGACCGCTGCTATATCATTG GCTCAGCAAACATCAACGATCGCAGCATGCTGGGGAGCCGAGACAGCGAGCTGGCAGTGTTTGTGGAAGATGAAGAGAGGATCCCATCCGTCATGGGAGGGGAGGAGTACGAAGCAGGACCCCTTACACTCGCGCTACGCAAAGAGTGCTTCAG TGTACTCGTTGGAGCCGCTTCGGACCCCAACATCAATATTGATGATCCAATCAGCGATGACTTGTTCTTCATGGTGTGGAATTCTGCTGCCAAACTGAATGCTACTATTTACAACAAG GTCTTCTGCTGCCTACCATGTGATTCTGTCCACAACATGCAAGAACTGAAGGAGTACACCAGCAAGGAGCGTCTGAGTGACACAGACCCCGAAAAGGCCAAGGAGGAGCTTAAAGCGGTCCAAGGACTGCTGGTCCACTTCCCTTTGAAGTTCTTGCGCGAGGAGAATCTGCTGCCTCCGCTGAGTACCCGAGAGGGCATGGCCCCCGTCGGGCTGTGGACGTAG
- the gltpd2b gene encoding glycolipid transfer protein domain-containing protein 2, with protein MGVKSKAALAILLLLLFLGTLWLHGGLDSHWDACLKGYNQVNEPHQLSNSSASKESEGPQVLEECPGQTFQVSLLLTHLLASPAFTSDVLLQPYLSSWDELVKFMNALGPMVGLISKEIETKTLIIRELALLAEASPEAEVNPDSENTVSPEAGVKTSGAYHSVRSMIWVELKRGLVDFKQQTDSGCRTLLRLHRALLWLKLFLDKLAEIPVAGRLKSPSDLCREAYKVTLANHHTWFVRRAAELAFIAMPERGFFLRLLCVQKQEELSAVLGRVVRAIGVVYDRTQKALEDNDMLDLP; from the exons ATGGGTGTGAAGAGCAAGGCTGCCTTGGCTATCTTGCTCCTGCTGCTCTTCCTCGGCACTCTCTGGCTCc ATGGGGGTTTGGATTCTCACTGGGATGCTTGTCTAAAAGGCTACAATCAAGTGAATGAG CCACACCAGCTGTCCAACAGCAGCGCCTCCAAAGAGTCCGAGGGCCCCCAAGTACTGGAGGAGTGCCCCGGACAGACCTTCCAGGTGTCCCTGCTACTCACCCACCTGCTGGCGTCGCCGGCCTTCACCTCTGACGTGCTGCTGCAGCCTTATCTCTCCAGCTGGGATGAGCTTGTGAA GTTTATGAATGCTTTAGGCCCCATGGTTGGCCTGATATCTAAAGAGATAGAAACCAAAACCTTGATTATCCGGGAACTGGCTCTACTAGCCGAGGCTAGCCCCGAAGCAGAGGTGAACCCGGATTCTGAAAACACAGTGAGCCCGGAGGCCGGAGTGAAGACTTCTGGTGCTTACCACTCAGTGCGATCCATGATCTGGGTGGAGTTGAAACGAGGTTTAGTGGATTTCAAGCAGCAGACGGACTCTGGATGCCGGACTCTTCTGCGACTGCACCGAGCTCTGCTTTGGCTCAAGCTGTTTCTCGACAAGCTGGCGGAGATCCCCGTGGCGGGCCGGCTGAAGAGCCCATCGGACCTGTGCCGCGAAGCCTACAAGGTCACCCTGGCCAACCACCACACCTGGTTTGTGCGTAGGGCGGCCGAGTTGGCCTTTATCGCCATGCCCGAGAGGGGCTTCTTCTTAAGGCTCCTGTGTGTGCAGAAACAGGAGGAACTAAGCGCAGTTCTGGGACGGGTGGTACGGGCCATCGGAGTGGTCTATGACAGGACCCAGAAAGCTTTGGAGGACAATGACATGCTGGATTTgccataa